Proteins encoded by one window of Porphyromonas vaginalis:
- a CDS encoding strawberry notch-like NTP hydrolase domain-containing protein: MEVLSTEYKGISAGAQELGTKVPSQLANDTTHALEKLRDALGGDVSGFVAKRLHFSQKELFQALAMEQIDSVAMAIYNIEMRSQAVIIGDQTGIGKGRQAAAMIRYGMLSGYLPVFFTDRYTLFSDMYRDCKALGIQEARPLIVNSGVSVVDFDKVIEPESMPDAPDEIWSPTIGEDEEADDSGLMTLYQKQYEVVYKSLKKREMEIIYSKRDIPEGCYEYLMMTYSQLKDAKKDKTRLDFLNALCEKHRLLFIFDEAHRSSSVSAGNVSVITQCINSVLENSAEAQCVFLSATFAKRPECLITFMQRTALSALATKATLQLAFASGGVPMQEFVSSTLAAEGQMIRREHSNEGIPDPIYTYLDDDLVVHSELFDRVMYWFRELVTLSQMVHQTIALGRLYQLIADWGCYPTRGQLFYVNKILLIALKAKTIADAAVGEVRQGRSVVIGMSDTLECVLQDVVKDEKGNCSGDFSAILLRLLEKTVIDTHSYMSLFKLTFDMDLPGAEEVANAIAEVENFYELLKHGIKEDTFHLPLSPIDVIRQLITRETFEAPDGRFIHIRFEECTGRVHQLEYTWPDGEDDFCAATIVSRRKVHSNRIFNDFQNNKLDVILINACGAIGASAHAIATAEVPESQVRQRKMLIVQTDLDVNIDLQKRGRINRTGQRMDLPPLYEYIITSIPSEKRLNMMLRAKLRLLSANTAANQDQDRKQADFIDLSNKYGNQVAREFLEAHTELSFVLGLKPTSSLTASRLMARLAMLSVTAQQDAIDELFTAYQALETDLRRINQWDLEREHRDFEAVFVRDEFFTAALDDSRLGGGSYLTTYRCRHRTFPYDSKSLQKAIIEAQQQYGLPFRENSVLHKEVDAYYRLQRKKVRERIAQRQDILTLNVRESLKKHITNDELVDELIAIAQQPYESWCGMAKEKVKGLHMRNTILRRLKSYSNEWMANAQRLDKNLKKISEEGKRLRTILSAAKLGFSYDMSGCVELEFECDYVIGVLKDIRFGQDIEKKFLPGKVELVFALSAGMREITINLVHSEKNSNYSKLESIMKYGQPYPFDAMVWNEEIAKYNNRIIERKIVTGNILGAYSDPAIAKLKPRFITFTLAPDKAGKKTVAHGLLMPLDEVRLREVLKNVTLPLADGLRYANSTSSVYYVTGLDVTFLLMPIREKSNDGLKFRISVDERSTKAFEQLYAPIRSLFIAEPVSSKWSERDKASNNPKQRKTRMRYYTDNLRFESEPMQSIIAFWVKNKAMIVVPREQITIGELKQFESQSLHEENMAWPVLDWQNETEQPLPPSHREVLLHITPPMLKDDDEGLDVQSYSPFVTLCKATLKLEGCSMKDMATRLQSRSLYFNWRSCSHLEDNERSLRRAVLDELRHALIEPTDKISLACYDRLYKASCKERLDVVTSIRERFKEEFLFMSPPREQVMEFLNNCPCSNRLEHIVQSLRRYLDGETDVIMD; this comes from the coding sequence ATGGAGGTCCTTTCTACAGAATACAAAGGCATATCCGCTGGTGCTCAAGAGCTTGGCACTAAAGTGCCAAGCCAGTTGGCCAATGACACCACACATGCGCTTGAAAAACTGCGAGATGCCCTTGGCGGGGATGTTAGCGGATTTGTGGCCAAACGACTTCACTTTTCTCAAAAAGAACTGTTTCAAGCATTGGCTATGGAGCAGATAGACAGTGTGGCCATGGCTATCTATAATATCGAAATGCGGAGTCAGGCCGTTATCATTGGAGACCAGACTGGCATAGGTAAAGGGCGACAAGCTGCGGCTATGATCCGCTATGGTATGTTGTCCGGCTATCTGCCCGTTTTCTTCACTGACCGCTATACGCTTTTTAGCGACATGTATCGTGATTGCAAGGCGTTGGGCATACAAGAGGCACGACCGTTGATAGTGAATAGCGGTGTCTCGGTTGTAGATTTTGACAAAGTGATAGAACCCGAGTCAATGCCTGATGCGCCTGACGAAATTTGGTCTCCTACAATCGGTGAGGATGAGGAGGCTGATGACAGCGGATTGATGACACTCTACCAAAAGCAATATGAGGTTGTATATAAATCGCTGAAGAAACGTGAGATGGAAATCATATACAGCAAAAGAGACATTCCTGAAGGTTGCTACGAGTATTTGATGATGACCTATTCTCAACTAAAGGATGCCAAGAAAGACAAGACACGACTCGATTTCCTCAATGCGCTTTGCGAAAAGCATCGTCTGCTTTTCATCTTTGACGAAGCACACCGCAGCAGTAGCGTCTCGGCTGGCAACGTGTCTGTCATCACCCAATGCATAAACTCTGTGCTGGAAAATAGTGCTGAAGCCCAATGCGTTTTCCTCTCAGCAACATTTGCCAAACGTCCTGAATGCCTGATAACCTTTATGCAGCGCACTGCTTTGAGTGCTTTGGCCACAAAAGCAACGCTTCAACTTGCTTTTGCCAGCGGAGGTGTACCCATGCAGGAATTTGTATCTTCTACCTTGGCTGCAGAAGGGCAGATGATACGGCGTGAACATTCAAACGAAGGTATTCCTGACCCTATTTACACCTATCTTGATGACGATTTGGTGGTACACTCCGAGCTGTTTGACAGGGTAATGTATTGGTTTCGCGAATTGGTAACATTGAGTCAAATGGTTCATCAGACTATTGCGCTTGGAAGGCTCTACCAACTCATAGCTGATTGGGGATGTTATCCTACACGCGGACAGTTGTTTTATGTAAACAAGATCCTATTGATTGCCTTGAAAGCCAAGACTATCGCCGACGCAGCTGTTGGGGAGGTTAGGCAGGGACGTAGCGTGGTTATCGGAATGAGCGATACGTTGGAATGCGTGCTGCAGGATGTGGTGAAGGATGAGAAAGGTAATTGCTCTGGCGATTTTTCGGCTATATTGCTTCGTTTATTGGAGAAGACGGTCATAGACACCCACTCCTATATGTCTCTGTTCAAACTCACTTTTGATATGGACTTACCAGGAGCAGAAGAAGTCGCAAATGCTATTGCTGAGGTGGAAAATTTCTATGAACTACTCAAACATGGCATTAAGGAAGATACCTTTCATCTGCCTCTTTCGCCCATTGATGTCATTAGACAATTGATAACAAGGGAGACCTTTGAGGCTCCAGACGGGCGTTTTATTCATATTCGCTTTGAAGAGTGTACAGGCCGTGTCCACCAGTTGGAATACACATGGCCTGACGGAGAGGACGATTTCTGTGCGGCTACCATCGTGTCTCGACGTAAGGTTCACAGTAACCGTATCTTTAACGATTTTCAGAACAACAAACTTGATGTAATCCTTATCAACGCATGTGGTGCTATCGGAGCAAGTGCCCATGCCATAGCCACAGCAGAGGTGCCCGAATCGCAAGTGCGTCAGCGCAAGATGCTCATTGTGCAGACAGACCTGGATGTAAACATAGACCTCCAAAAGCGTGGACGTATCAACCGCACAGGACAGCGCATGGACTTACCTCCCCTTTACGAATATATCATCACCTCCATCCCGTCAGAGAAAAGGCTAAATATGATGCTTCGCGCCAAATTGCGACTACTGAGTGCAAATACTGCGGCCAATCAGGACCAGGATCGCAAGCAAGCCGACTTTATTGACTTGAGCAATAAATATGGCAATCAGGTGGCACGTGAGTTTCTTGAAGCACATACGGAGTTGTCCTTTGTGCTAGGTCTGAAGCCAACATCTTCTCTTACTGCAAGCCGCCTGATGGCACGCCTTGCCATGCTTAGCGTTACTGCACAACAGGATGCCATCGACGAACTCTTTACTGCTTACCAAGCACTTGAAACGGACTTGCGCCGCATCAATCAATGGGATCTCGAACGAGAGCATCGCGATTTTGAGGCTGTTTTTGTTCGTGATGAGTTCTTTACGGCTGCGCTCGATGACTCTCGATTAGGCGGAGGGTCGTACCTCACTACCTACCGCTGCCGCCATCGCACTTTCCCCTATGATTCAAAATCACTCCAAAAGGCCATAATAGAAGCCCAACAACAATATGGCCTACCATTCAGAGAGAATAGTGTATTGCATAAGGAGGTGGATGCATACTACAGACTGCAACGCAAGAAAGTGCGAGAGCGCATCGCACAACGTCAGGATATCCTAACGCTGAATGTTCGTGAGTCTCTGAAGAAACATATCACGAATGACGAGTTGGTAGATGAACTGATAGCCATAGCACAACAGCCCTATGAGTCATGGTGTGGTATGGCAAAAGAAAAAGTAAAGGGCTTGCATATGCGGAATACAATACTGCGCCGTCTGAAATCCTATTCTAATGAATGGATGGCCAATGCGCAGCGCCTTGACAAGAACCTCAAGAAGATTAGCGAAGAAGGTAAACGTCTGCGCACCATTCTTTCGGCTGCTAAACTGGGCTTTTCATATGATATGAGCGGCTGTGTTGAACTGGAATTTGAATGCGATTATGTCATTGGTGTCTTAAAAGACATTCGCTTTGGACAAGACATTGAGAAGAAATTCCTTCCGGGCAAGGTGGAATTGGTATTTGCTCTGTCTGCTGGTATGCGTGAAATCACCATCAATCTAGTGCATTCTGAAAAGAACAGCAACTACAGCAAACTGGAAAGTATCATGAAATATGGACAGCCATATCCCTTCGATGCAATGGTTTGGAACGAAGAAATAGCCAAATATAACAACCGGATTATAGAGCGCAAAATCGTCACAGGCAATATACTCGGAGCTTATAGCGACCCAGCCATAGCCAAATTAAAACCTCGTTTCATCACTTTTACACTCGCCCCAGATAAGGCCGGAAAAAAGACTGTAGCTCATGGCCTACTGATGCCTCTCGACGAGGTGCGTCTGCGTGAAGTGTTGAAAAATGTGACACTGCCATTAGCTGATGGATTGCGTTATGCAAACTCAACATCTTCTGTATACTATGTTACTGGTTTGGATGTCACATTCTTGCTTATGCCCATCCGTGAAAAATCAAACGATGGACTGAAATTTCGTATCAGTGTGGATGAAAGAAGTACCAAGGCATTTGAGCAACTCTATGCTCCAATACGCTCTTTATTCATAGCGGAGCCAGTGTCTTCCAAATGGTCAGAACGTGACAAAGCTTCAAACAACCCGAAGCAACGCAAAACTCGTATGAGATACTATACGGACAATCTGCGTTTTGAGAGTGAGCCCATGCAGAGCATCATTGCCTTTTGGGTAAAGAATAAAGCGATGATTGTCGTACCACGCGAACAGATTACCATCGGTGAACTTAAACAATTTGAATCGCAATCGCTTCATGAAGAGAACATGGCTTGGCCTGTTCTCGACTGGCAAAACGAGACAGAACAACCGCTTCCGCCCTCGCATCGTGAGGTTCTTCTACACATCACACCACCCATGCTGAAAGACGATGATGAAGGTCTGGACGTACAATCATACTCGCCATTTGTGACTCTTTGCAAAGCCACATTAAAGTTGGAAGGATGCAGTATGAAGGATATGGCAACAAGATTGCAGTCCAGAAGCCTCTATTTCAACTGGCGTTCTTGCTCTCATCTTGAAGACAATGAACGTTCGTTACGTCGTGCCGTATTGGACGAACTGCGCCATGCCCTGATTGAACCGACCGATAAGATTAGTTTGGCTTGTTACGATAGATTATACAAGGCAAGTTGCAAGGAACGTCTCGATGTTGTTACGAGTATTAGAGAACGCTTCAAAGAAGAATTTCTTTTCATGTCTCCACCACGAGAACAGGTTATGGAGTTCCTTAACAACTGCCCTTGTAGTAACCGTCTTGAGCATATAGTGCAGTCTTTGAGAAGATACCTTGACGGAGAGACTGACGTAATAATGGATTAA
- a CDS encoding LPD23 domain-containing protein, which produces MYLGEKGIANTENAEVLKAALHTAKQEMRMGTTMSCIKMRTGWELGVEGLWKFEYPDPFHPNAVIEDHVKRHYGEPINIALCMADTSLLSAYPAFNRLRLFSSYTSRGGTLGYFDPINYGMVVTIGTPNAPFDQQIEGVLLHEVQHLIQEAEGFAKGGNTSQGYSRYLRLAGEVEARNVVIRHSLSIENRRAKLRSDTQDVPDEIQIIVR; this is translated from the coding sequence ATGTATCTTGGCGAAAAAGGTATCGCAAATACAGAAAACGCAGAAGTCCTAAAGGCGGCACTTCACACGGCTAAACAGGAAATGCGTATGGGGACAACCATGTCTTGCATTAAAATGCGGACAGGTTGGGAACTTGGCGTGGAGGGTTTGTGGAAGTTTGAATACCCTGACCCATTCCACCCCAATGCCGTCATCGAAGATCACGTAAAAAGACATTACGGCGAACCAATAAACATAGCTCTATGTATGGCTGATACCTCCTTGCTTTCGGCATATCCCGCCTTTAATCGGCTAAGATTGTTCTCTTCTTACACTTCGAGAGGAGGCACGTTGGGCTACTTTGACCCCATCAATTATGGTATGGTGGTGACAATCGGAACCCCCAATGCACCCTTCGACCAACAGATTGAAGGCGTGTTGCTTCACGAAGTACAACATTTAATACAGGAGGCAGAAGGTTTTGCCAAAGGTGGTAACACATCTCAAGGATATTCCCGCTATCTTCGTCTTGCAGGCGAAGTGGAAGCCCGCAATGTGGTGATACGCCACAGCCTCTCGATAGAGAATCGCCGTGCCAAACTCCGTTCAGATACCCAAGACGTGCCCGACGAAATACAAATAATCGTGAGATAA
- a CDS encoding transposase has protein sequence MSSKKLFRWYKDILSGYKGPAHQRHLQKTGASRSPGKSSAKSTVSSDLKIPILNEKNMGSTICIDEKNINGDCYTIVSNPETNKIVLMVNTLRASQIVHILRSNISQEALFAVSCVTRDMAPNYDWVARELFPNAYQVADKFHVVKNIIDQVQSVRIRYRQELLRKQRELEEVGRKQPKLQPDPKIQREFKDLKKELSNGDTQLQLLPRSKGLLHKLHNEHTASQKLRARLLFRLFPDIKEAYKFSVALRKWYQRPMRDGSFITPSRHLLERKKKALLEIITNHLSSPCEEAKNIAHFMVKHIGEICNYFLGYKPNASAEALNQNLQRFIAINYGTRNGDFFLYRISVHFS, from the coding sequence ATGAGCTCGAAGAAACTTTTTCGCTGGTACAAAGATATCCTGAGCGGATACAAAGGGCCAGCACACCAACGCCATTTGCAGAAGACTGGAGCCTCACGATCTCCAGGCAAGTCTTCTGCTAAAAGCACTGTAAGTTCTGATCTGAAGATCCCCATTCTCAATGAGAAGAATATGGGCTCCACCATCTGCATAGACGAAAAGAACATCAACGGGGATTGCTACACCATCGTGTCGAACCCAGAGACGAACAAAATCGTCCTAATGGTCAACACGCTCCGAGCCTCCCAGATCGTCCACATTTTGAGATCAAACATCTCCCAAGAAGCACTTTTCGCAGTCTCTTGCGTAACCCGTGATATGGCTCCAAACTACGACTGGGTGGCTCGCGAACTCTTCCCCAATGCCTACCAAGTTGCGGATAAATTCCACGTCGTCAAAAATATCATTGATCAAGTTCAGAGCGTAAGAATACGCTACCGGCAAGAGCTTCTTCGCAAGCAACGAGAACTGGAGGAGGTGGGTCGCAAACAGCCTAAACTGCAGCCCGATCCCAAGATCCAGCGAGAGTTCAAAGATCTCAAAAAGGAGTTGTCCAATGGAGATACCCAGCTACAGCTTCTCCCGCGTAGCAAAGGGTTACTACACAAGCTTCACAACGAGCACACAGCCAGTCAAAAGCTACGCGCTCGGCTACTCTTTAGGCTTTTCCCCGACATCAAAGAAGCGTACAAATTCTCCGTAGCGCTACGGAAGTGGTACCAACGTCCCATGCGAGATGGCAGCTTCATAACGCCCTCCCGACACCTATTGGAGCGCAAGAAAAAGGCACTACTAGAGATCATCACCAATCACCTCAGTAGCCCATGTGAAGAGGCCAAGAACATCGCTCACTTTATGGTCAAGCACATAGGAGAGATCTGCAACTACTTCCTAGGCTATAAGCCCAACGCTTCAGCAGAAGCACTCAACCAGAATCTCCAACGCTTTATCGCCATCAACTATGGAACCCGAAATGGTGACTTCTTCCTCTACCGCATCTCCGTTCACTTCAGTTAG
- the pyrB gene encoding aspartate carbamoyltransferase, translated as MKHIVSIEQCDEQDILRILDRAALFEANPNRHLMDGMVGATLFFEPSTRTRLSFETAVNRLGGRVIGFSDPKSSSSTKGESLKDTLLIVSNYADVIIMRHYLEGAALYATEVSPVPIVNAGDGANQHPSQTLLDLYTIRSTQGTLEDLHIVMVGDLRFGRTIHSLIEGMRFFSPRFTFVAPPELRLPEEYRQYCDEHHLRYEETSLFTPEVIADADILYMTRVQRERFTDMEEYERVKDVYILNKEMLQGTKDNLRILHPLPRVNEIAIDVDSSPKAEYFRQAQNGLYIRQSILCEVLGIEVDK; from the coding sequence ATGAAGCATATCGTATCTATCGAGCAGTGTGATGAGCAAGATATACTACGTATCCTGGATCGCGCTGCACTCTTTGAGGCCAATCCTAATCGCCATCTAATGGATGGAATGGTGGGTGCCACCTTGTTTTTCGAACCATCGACGCGTACCCGACTGAGCTTCGAGACGGCGGTCAATAGGTTGGGCGGACGAGTCATCGGCTTCTCCGACCCTAAGTCCAGCAGCTCGACAAAGGGCGAGTCGCTCAAAGACACCCTCCTGATCGTCTCTAACTATGCCGACGTGATCATCATGCGGCACTACCTAGAGGGTGCTGCGCTCTATGCTACAGAGGTCTCGCCCGTGCCGATCGTCAACGCTGGTGATGGTGCCAATCAGCATCCCTCGCAGACGCTCCTCGATCTCTACACGATCCGCTCTACACAAGGCACGCTCGAGGATCTACACATCGTGATGGTGGGCGACCTGCGCTTCGGACGTACGATCCACTCGCTCATAGAGGGGATGCGCTTCTTCTCACCTCGCTTTACCTTTGTCGCACCGCCTGAGCTACGACTCCCCGAGGAGTACCGGCAGTATTGCGATGAGCATCATCTACGCTATGAGGAGACTTCGCTCTTTACCCCTGAGGTGATCGCCGATGCCGACATACTCTATATGACTCGGGTGCAGCGAGAGCGCTTTACCGATATGGAGGAGTATGAGCGTGTCAAGGATGTCTACATACTTAATAAGGAGATGCTACAAGGCACTAAGGACAATCTGCGCATCCTCCATCCCCTACCCCGTGTCAATGAGATAGCGATCGATGTGGATAGCAGTCCTAAGGCGGAGTACTTTCGCCAGGCACAGAACGGGCTCTACATACGTCAGTCGATACTCTGCGAGGTACTCGGTATAGAAGTTGATAAGTAA
- the pyrI gene encoding aspartate carbamoyltransferase regulatory subunit produces MNAKSQKALIKQQEGMMVTAICNGTVIDHIPPRKLFKIAHLLQLEGMEEPITIGNNLDSRYLGKKGIIKISGRMLSDEEASRIALLAPDVHVNIIKDYEVVEKRTLHLPEEIIGFVKCPNAKCITNNEPVRTHFHLIDAEHEVLRCHYCGRKVSEERIELL; encoded by the coding sequence ATGAATGCTAAGTCTCAGAAAGCTCTAATCAAGCAGCAAGAGGGGATGATGGTCACAGCCATCTGCAATGGCACCGTGATAGATCATATTCCCCCCAGAAAGCTCTTTAAGATAGCCCACCTCCTACAGCTCGAAGGTATGGAGGAGCCTATCACGATAGGCAACAACTTAGATAGTCGCTACCTAGGCAAGAAGGGGATCATCAAGATCTCCGGACGGATGCTCTCCGATGAGGAGGCAAGCCGTATAGCTCTCCTCGCCCCCGATGTGCATGTCAATATAATTAAGGACTACGAGGTGGTGGAGAAGCGGACGCTACACCTGCCCGAAGAGATTATTGGCTTCGTCAAGTGCCCCAATGCTAAGTGCATTACGAACAATGAGCCCGTGCGTACGCACTTTCACCTCATTGACGCTGAGCACGAGGTACTACGCTGTCACTACTGCGGACGCAAAGTATCGGAGGAGCGTATCGAGCTACTCTAA
- a CDS encoding LemA family protein, whose amino-acid sequence MTNQSTATKSRRGLTTTIIIVAVVLLLVFWGVGQYNSLVVLDEQVNTSWSQVENQYQRRADLIPNLVETVKGYASHERETLEGVINARAKASQPIVPSGEGMTQEQLNQFQQAQGDLTSALSKLMVVVERYPELKADENFRQLQAQLEGTENRITTARMDFNNQAQLYNTKIRRFPTNVCAGIFGFRQRPYFQAEAGAEQAPQVKF is encoded by the coding sequence ATGACAAATCAATCTACAGCCACTAAGTCACGTCGTGGTCTGACGACGACAATTATCATCGTGGCGGTCGTACTGCTCCTTGTCTTCTGGGGCGTGGGTCAGTACAACTCGCTCGTAGTGCTAGACGAGCAGGTCAACACCTCGTGGAGCCAAGTGGAGAACCAATACCAGCGCCGTGCCGACCTCATCCCCAATCTTGTCGAGACGGTCAAGGGCTACGCCTCTCATGAGCGTGAAACCCTCGAGGGTGTGATCAACGCCCGCGCTAAGGCTTCACAGCCCATCGTCCCATCTGGCGAGGGGATGACTCAAGAGCAACTCAATCAGTTCCAGCAAGCTCAGGGAGACCTAACCAGTGCGCTTAGCAAACTGATGGTTGTCGTGGAGCGTTACCCCGAGCTCAAGGCAGACGAAAACTTCCGTCAGCTACAGGCTCAGCTAGAGGGTACGGAAAACCGTATCACGACGGCCCGCATGGACTTTAACAATCAGGCACAGCTGTACAATACGAAGATACGTCGCTTCCCAACGAATGTTTGCGCCGGTATCTTTGGCTTCCGCCAGCGTCCTTACTTTCAGGCAGAGGCTGGTGCAGAGCAAGCTCCTCAAGTAAAGTTTTAG
- a CDS encoding TPM domain-containing protein, translated as MKRTLLLLGLLLSFWALPAQKAVSWEDIPNVQLQDSTQFVSDIAHIIEPEARQRINEAILSMRQTHGVEGVVITLPSIGQSGSIEDLAREILRGWGVGSKIDNSGFVMLISLDSRQIRIETGYGLEGVLPDALCSQIIAHRMAPHFKRGDYSTGILSGVQAIQETITANYEGATRTDGAEEELEARSVFNGLMILLVLILCVVMIASYKDEQTAPEQRIKRLNRQIVSFLFIALILMIGGSFLLIAGAIVVLLALYAILRHRLSREALICHTCHQSKLQTLSDTAKLSLLTPAQQLEERLGSVHYLVKQCDNCGAVERYGEVDGNSRYKRCPHCGTYALQHTGTRRLRSTDRHIAYIHRQEYHCLYCDQDHHTDETVYKESNSALDGAILGGIIGSSLGRGGGGFGGGGFGGGGFGGGSGGGGGATGGW; from the coding sequence ATGAAGCGCACCTTACTCTTACTCGGACTACTGCTATCCTTTTGGGCACTACCTGCTCAGAAGGCTGTCTCGTGGGAGGATATCCCAAACGTACAGCTACAGGACAGCACGCAGTTTGTCTCCGACATAGCGCACATCATCGAGCCCGAGGCGCGACAACGAATCAACGAAGCGATCCTAAGCATGCGCCAGACGCATGGCGTGGAGGGAGTCGTCATCACCCTCCCCTCCATCGGTCAGAGTGGCTCTATCGAGGATCTCGCACGAGAGATACTTCGTGGCTGGGGCGTGGGCTCTAAGATAGACAATAGTGGCTTTGTCATGCTCATCTCGCTAGATAGTCGTCAGATACGCATCGAGACGGGCTACGGACTAGAGGGCGTGCTACCAGATGCCCTCTGTAGTCAGATCATTGCTCATCGTATGGCTCCACACTTCAAGCGTGGAGACTACAGTACAGGTATCCTCTCTGGCGTGCAGGCGATACAAGAGACGATCACGGCAAACTACGAGGGAGCGACGCGCACCGATGGTGCTGAGGAGGAGCTAGAGGCACGGAGTGTGTTCAACGGATTGATGATTCTCTTGGTGCTGATCCTCTGTGTCGTCATGATAGCCTCTTATAAAGACGAGCAGACAGCTCCGGAGCAGCGCATCAAGCGACTCAATAGGCAGATCGTAAGCTTCCTATTCATAGCTTTGATCTTAATGATCGGTGGAAGCTTCCTCTTGATAGCGGGAGCCATTGTCGTACTCCTCGCTCTCTACGCGATCTTGCGCCATCGGCTCTCTCGAGAGGCACTCATCTGTCACACATGTCATCAGAGCAAGCTACAGACTCTCTCAGACACGGCTAAGCTGTCGCTACTCACACCTGCACAGCAGCTGGAGGAGCGACTCGGCAGTGTGCACTACCTCGTCAAGCAGTGTGATAATTGTGGTGCCGTAGAGCGTTATGGCGAGGTAGATGGCAACTCACGCTACAAGCGTTGTCCGCACTGCGGGACCTATGCGCTGCAACACACTGGTACGCGCCGACTGCGCTCTACTGATCGGCATATCGCCTACATCCATCGTCAGGAGTATCACTGTCTCTACTGCGATCAAGACCATCACACAGACGAAACGGTCTACAAAGAGAGCAACTCTGCTCTAGACGGAGCTATACTCGGCGGTATCATCGGTAGCTCCCTCGGACGAGGCGGTGGTGGTTTCGGCGGCGGCGGTTTCGGTGGCGGAGGCTTCGGTGGCGGTTCAGGCGGTGGTGGCGGTGCCACTGGAGGCTGGTAA
- a CDS encoding calcium/sodium antiporter, with protein MSILLYFLLLILGLVMITAGANFLTNGSVTIAERLGVSQLVIGLTIVGFGTSAPELVVSITSALANKPDIAIANVVGSNIANILLILGVSAMIYPIRVTHDAMKRDIPIAMLVTAICLVMASDNLLTGGFSGNIIDRGDGIVLLCFLIFYLYLAFMSAPKEKAPKPDLSSLEDDLDKSKAKHATRTLLISIAKVIGGLALLIFGGRLFVDNASSIARSWGVSEAIIGLTIVAIGTSLPELATSIVAAVKRQPDLAIGNVVGSCIFNILFILGASASITPLVPAGIQLLDYLMMLVAVFLLFIFSNVLGRAMISRKEGIALLAVYIAYMTYLILQSLGTGI; from the coding sequence ATGTCCATACTACTCTACTTCTTACTGCTCATCTTAGGCTTGGTCATGATCACGGCTGGGGCCAACTTCCTCACCAATGGGTCTGTGACGATTGCTGAGCGACTAGGTGTGTCTCAACTAGTGATCGGTCTCACGATCGTAGGCTTTGGCACCTCAGCCCCGGAGTTAGTCGTGAGCATCACCTCGGCTCTGGCCAACAAGCCAGACATAGCCATCGCCAACGTGGTAGGAAGTAACATCGCCAATATCCTCCTCATCCTAGGCGTCAGTGCTATGATCTACCCGATTCGTGTGACGCATGACGCTATGAAGCGAGACATACCGATCGCCATGCTGGTCACAGCCATCTGTCTCGTCATGGCGAGCGATAATCTCCTCACGGGAGGCTTCTCGGGCAACATCATCGATCGTGGCGACGGCATCGTGCTCCTCTGCTTCCTCATCTTTTACCTTTATCTAGCCTTCATGTCTGCGCCCAAGGAAAAGGCACCCAAGCCTGACCTCTCGTCACTAGAAGATGATCTAGATAAGTCTAAGGCAAAGCATGCAACCAGGACACTGCTAATCTCTATCGCTAAGGTCATCGGCGGACTCGCTCTACTGATCTTCGGTGGACGTCTATTCGTAGACAATGCCTCTAGTATAGCACGCTCGTGGGGTGTGAGCGAAGCAATCATCGGACTCACCATCGTCGCTATCGGCACCTCACTGCCAGAGCTGGCCACATCGATCGTAGCAGCTGTCAAACGTCAACCCGACTTAGCCATCGGCAACGTTGTGGGAAGCTGTATCTTCAACATTCTCTTCATCCTCGGTGCCTCTGCCTCGATCACACCTCTAGTACCAGCCGGCATACAGCTCTTGGATTATCTAATGATGCTAGTGGCTGTCTTCCTCCTCTTTATCTTTAGCAACGTACTCGGACGAGCTATGATCAGCCGCAAGGAGGGCATTGCCCTGCTCGCCGTCTACATAGCCTATATGACCTACCTGATCCTCCAGTCGCTAGGCACCGGCATCTAG